From a region of the Synechococcus sp. UW69 genome:
- the dnaK gene encoding molecular chaperone DnaK, producing MGRIVGIDLGTTNSVVAVLEAGRPHVIANAEGGRTTPSVVGYTKDQELLVGQLARRQLVLSPRNTFSNLKRFVGRDWDELEDSSLSVPYTVRANDQGQVRVPCPVTEREYAPEEIVASIIRKLVDDASTYLGEPVEAAVVTVPAYFNDAQRQATRDAGRLAGISVERILNEPTAAALAYGFDRSAVKRVLVFDLGGGTFDVSLLRIANGVFDVKATNGDTQLGGNDFDQRIVNWLADAFAEEHGVDLRRDRQALQRLTEAAEKAKQELSGVLSTPISLPFIATGSDGPLHIETRLDRATFEGLCPDLLDRLLSPVQAALRDSGWSANDIDDVVLVGGATRMPMVQQLVRTLVPIDPCQSVNPDEVVAIGAAVQAGILTGELRDLLLNDVTPLSLGLETIGGLMKVLIPRNTPIPVRQSDVFSTSEANQSSVEIHVWQGERQMASDNKSLGRFRLSGIPPAPRGVPQVQVAFDIDANGLLQVSATDRTTGRKQSVSIQGGSNLNEEDVTALLAEAEARADEDRRKRNQIERRNRAQTLLAQAERRLRDASLELGPYGAERQQRAVEMAMRDVQDCLANDDLQELDLCVSGLEEALFGLNRRLSAERQGDGSPLQGIRNTLGSLKDELFADDWDDDPWGPPSRPGERGRGLSRRDSAPWDDDIYR from the coding sequence ATGGGGCGGATCGTCGGCATCGATCTGGGGACCACCAATTCGGTTGTCGCTGTGCTGGAGGCGGGTCGTCCCCATGTGATTGCCAATGCCGAGGGCGGACGAACCACCCCATCCGTAGTGGGCTACACCAAGGATCAGGAGCTGCTGGTGGGGCAGCTGGCCCGACGCCAACTCGTGCTCAGCCCCCGAAACACCTTCTCCAATTTGAAGCGGTTTGTTGGTCGTGACTGGGACGAGTTGGAGGACAGCAGCCTGTCCGTGCCCTACACAGTTCGTGCCAATGACCAGGGTCAGGTTCGCGTCCCCTGCCCGGTAACGGAAAGGGAGTATGCGCCCGAAGAGATTGTCGCCAGCATCATCCGCAAACTGGTCGACGATGCATCGACTTACCTAGGCGAGCCGGTTGAAGCGGCTGTTGTGACTGTTCCGGCCTATTTCAATGATGCTCAGCGTCAGGCCACCCGTGATGCCGGACGGTTGGCGGGCATTTCAGTGGAACGCATTCTTAATGAGCCAACCGCCGCTGCTCTCGCTTACGGCTTTGATCGCAGTGCGGTCAAACGGGTGCTCGTGTTTGACCTGGGTGGAGGCACATTTGACGTGTCGCTGCTGCGCATCGCCAATGGCGTCTTTGACGTCAAGGCGACGAATGGAGACACCCAGCTCGGTGGCAACGATTTTGATCAACGCATCGTCAACTGGCTGGCCGATGCGTTCGCTGAGGAGCATGGCGTTGATCTGCGGCGGGATCGTCAGGCCCTTCAGCGATTGACGGAGGCTGCTGAAAAAGCGAAGCAGGAACTCTCCGGTGTGCTGAGCACCCCGATTTCGCTGCCGTTCATTGCTACCGGCAGTGATGGTCCGCTGCACATTGAAACTCGTCTGGACCGTGCCACCTTCGAGGGTCTCTGCCCGGATCTTCTCGACCGTTTGCTGAGTCCGGTCCAAGCGGCACTGCGCGACTCGGGTTGGTCTGCAAACGACATTGATGACGTTGTGCTGGTGGGGGGCGCCACCCGGATGCCCATGGTGCAGCAATTGGTTCGCACCCTTGTGCCCATCGATCCCTGCCAATCGGTGAATCCCGATGAGGTGGTGGCGATCGGTGCTGCCGTTCAGGCGGGGATCCTCACAGGGGAACTCAGGGACCTGTTACTGAATGACGTCACACCTCTCTCGCTCGGACTGGAGACGATTGGCGGACTGATGAAGGTGCTGATCCCTCGCAACACGCCGATCCCGGTGCGCCAGTCCGATGTGTTCAGCACTTCGGAAGCCAATCAGTCGTCCGTTGAAATCCATGTCTGGCAAGGGGAGCGCCAGATGGCATCGGACAACAAATCTCTTGGTCGTTTCCGCCTCTCCGGCATTCCACCGGCTCCGAGGGGTGTGCCTCAGGTGCAAGTGGCGTTCGATATTGATGCCAATGGCCTGCTTCAGGTCAGCGCCACCGACCGCACCACGGGGCGCAAGCAGTCGGTTTCGATTCAGGGCGGTTCGAATCTCAACGAGGAGGATGTGACCGCTCTGTTGGCGGAAGCGGAGGCACGGGCCGATGAGGATCGGCGCAAACGCAATCAAATCGAGCGTCGCAACCGTGCCCAAACGTTGCTTGCTCAGGCGGAACGGCGTCTGCGGGACGCTTCGCTGGAGCTGGGGCCCTATGGCGCTGAACGGCAGCAACGGGCTGTTGAAATGGCCATGCGCGATGTGCAGGACTGCCTCGCCAACGACGACCTCCAGGAGCTGGATCTGTGTGTAAGCGGTCTTGAGGAGGCTCTCTTCGGTCTGAACCGTCGTCTTTCGGCGGAGCGTCAGGGCGATGGCAGTCCGCTTCAGGGCATTCGCAACACCCTTGGGTCCCTCAAGGATGAGCTGTTTGCCGATGATTGGGATGACGACCCCTGGGGTCCCCCCAGTCGTCCGGGTGAACGCGGTCGAGGCCTGAGCCGTCGTGACTCTGCACCTTGGGACGATGACATCTACCGCTGA
- the pstB gene encoding phosphate ABC transporter ATP-binding protein PstB produces the protein MTTISPPQDPDIKSADTALSLQNVTISYGNFEAVKNVFCDIPRGKVTAFIGPSGCGKSTVLRALNRMNDLIDSCSLKGSILFGGVDLYGSSVDPVEVRRRIGMVFQQPNPFPKSIYENIAFGARINGYTGNMDELVEQSLRQAAVWDECKDKLNESGYSLSGGQQQRLCIARTIAIQPEVILMDEPCSALDPISTLKIEETMHELKKSFTIVIVTHNMQQAVRVSDMTAFFNAEAVEGGTGKVGYLVEFNDTDKIFNAPQQQATQDYVSGRFG, from the coding sequence ATGACCACTATCAGCCCACCCCAAGATCCCGATATCAAGAGCGCAGACACAGCACTTTCGCTGCAGAACGTCACGATCAGCTACGGCAACTTTGAAGCCGTAAAAAATGTGTTTTGCGACATTCCTCGCGGCAAGGTCACGGCTTTCATCGGTCCATCCGGCTGCGGAAAATCAACGGTTCTCCGAGCCTTGAACCGCATGAATGACCTGATCGATTCATGCTCCCTCAAGGGAAGCATTTTGTTTGGTGGGGTCGACTTGTACGGTTCCAGTGTCGATCCTGTAGAGGTGCGACGTCGTATCGGGATGGTGTTCCAGCAACCCAACCCATTCCCGAAAAGCATCTACGAAAACATTGCCTTTGGCGCGCGCATCAATGGATATACGGGAAATATGGATGAACTCGTTGAACAATCTCTACGGCAGGCAGCAGTTTGGGATGAATGCAAAGACAAACTGAATGAGAGCGGCTATTCACTCTCTGGCGGACAGCAACAACGTCTTTGTATCGCCCGAACCATCGCCATCCAGCCAGAAGTCATCTTGATGGATGAGCCCTGTTCAGCCCTGGATCCAATCTCGACGTTGAAGATCGAAGAGACGATGCATGAGCTCAAGAAGAGCTTCACCATCGTGATCGTGACCCACAACATGCAGCAGGCCGTCCGTGTCAGCGACATGACGGCTTTCTTCAACGCCGAAGCCGTCGAGGGCGGAACCGGAAAAGTGGGCTACCTCGTGGAATTCAACGACACAGACAAGATCTTCAACGCGCCCCAACAGCAAGCCACCCAGGACTACGTCTCCGGTCGGTTCGGCTGA
- the pstA gene encoding phosphate ABC transporter permease PstA produces the protein MTQTLTHTRSDSAPDLSYKPFLRRNIRSGLLSFLAGLFAVIAVLPLVLVLGYVLVQGGSKISLALLTELPPPPGLEEGGIANAIIGTLVVTGIAGLIAIPVGVGGGIFLAEYSRSGWFAQFIRFGTNVLAGVPSIIAGVFIYGTIVTSRILFGNAYSAVAGGMALAVLMLPTVIKTTDEGLKLVPDDLRRGALGVGASRFVTVVRITLPAALTPIATGVVLGIARAAGETAPLIFTALFSPFWSDLLTPEGIFAPIATLSVMIYNFAIMPYEFHNELAWAASFVLVMMILTLNLLSRWLARFAAK, from the coding sequence ATGACGCAAACGCTCACCCACACCCGATCCGACTCAGCTCCTGATCTGAGCTACAAGCCGTTTCTGCGCAGAAATATCCGCAGCGGCCTTCTCTCCTTCTTGGCGGGATTATTTGCAGTTATCGCTGTTCTGCCCCTTGTCCTGGTTTTGGGCTACGTGCTTGTACAAGGGGGCAGCAAGATCAGTCTGGCCCTGCTGACGGAACTTCCACCACCACCGGGACTGGAGGAAGGCGGTATCGCTAACGCGATTATTGGAACCCTCGTCGTAACAGGCATCGCTGGATTGATTGCCATTCCAGTGGGCGTCGGAGGTGGGATCTTCCTTGCCGAATACTCCCGTTCAGGATGGTTCGCTCAGTTCATTCGATTCGGCACCAATGTGTTGGCTGGTGTGCCATCGATCATTGCTGGCGTGTTCATCTACGGAACCATCGTCACCAGCCGAATTCTCTTCGGGAACGCCTACAGCGCCGTTGCGGGGGGCATGGCCCTGGCTGTGTTGATGCTCCCCACAGTTATTAAAACGACCGACGAAGGTCTGAAGCTGGTTCCTGATGACCTGCGTCGTGGTGCTTTGGGAGTGGGGGCATCCAGATTTGTCACTGTTGTGCGAATCACACTCCCTGCAGCCTTAACCCCGATCGCGACAGGGGTGGTTCTTGGAATCGCAAGAGCCGCAGGGGAAACGGCTCCTTTGATCTTCACGGCACTCTTCTCACCGTTCTGGTCAGATCTGCTCACACCCGAGGGCATCTTCGCTCCCATCGCAACCCTCTCCGTGATGATCTACAACTTTGCGATCATGCCCTATGAGTTTCACAACGAATTGGCCTGGGCCGCATCTTTCGTACTGGTGATGATGATTTTGACGCTCAATCTTTTATCTCGATGGCTGGCACGATTTGCAGCCAAATAA
- the pstC gene encoding phosphate ABC transporter permease subunit PstC: MSDPDKRYLFRRRPPFEKLVDVGFKNLAIAMASVVAIVLFSILIVVFQGSLESMARYGWQFLITSDWNPVDDEYGAGAAIYGTLITSLLALMIAVPLGVGTAIFITENIIPSRIRSLIGLMVELLAAIPSVVLGLWAIFVLEPFIRPGLELLYELFNWFPLFSTPPMGPGTIPAVLILVVMILPIITAISRDCLNQVPTQLRQAAYGVGTTRWGAIINVILPAAISGIIGGVMLALGRAMGETMAVTMIIGNSNNFSLSLLAPGNTIAAMLANQFGEADGSQVSSLMYAAFVLIILTLCVNIFAQWIVKRLSLKY, from the coding sequence ATGTCCGACCCGGACAAGCGATACCTGTTCCGAAGACGTCCACCGTTCGAAAAATTGGTGGACGTCGGTTTCAAGAATCTGGCCATTGCCATGGCCTCGGTGGTGGCGATCGTTCTGTTCTCCATCCTGATCGTCGTCTTCCAAGGAAGCTTGGAATCCATGGCCCGCTACGGCTGGCAATTTCTGATCACCTCGGATTGGAACCCTGTGGATGACGAGTACGGCGCCGGTGCAGCCATCTACGGCACCCTGATTACATCACTGCTGGCCTTGATGATCGCTGTGCCCTTGGGGGTTGGAACAGCCATCTTCATCACCGAAAACATCATCCCCAGCCGGATTCGCAGTCTGATCGGCTTGATGGTTGAACTTCTCGCCGCAATCCCATCCGTGGTACTCGGCCTGTGGGCCATCTTTGTGTTGGAACCATTCATCCGTCCGGGGCTTGAGCTTCTCTATGAGCTCTTCAATTGGTTCCCCCTCTTCAGCACACCGCCGATGGGTCCAGGCACCATCCCAGCAGTGTTGATCCTGGTGGTGATGATCCTTCCGATCATCACGGCTATTTCCCGTGATTGTCTGAATCAGGTACCGACACAACTCCGACAAGCGGCCTATGGCGTGGGGACAACACGTTGGGGAGCGATCATCAATGTGATTCTTCCGGCAGCGATTTCCGGAATCATTGGTGGCGTGATGCTGGCACTGGGCCGAGCCATGGGCGAGACCATGGCCGTCACGATGATCATCGGCAATTCCAACAATTTCAGCCTTTCGCTCTTGGCACCGGGCAACACCATCGCAGCGATGCTTGCTAACCAGTTTGGTGAAGCGGATGGTTCCCAAGTGTCATCGCTGATGTATGCAGCATTTGTGCTGATCATCCTGACGTTGTGCGTGAATATTTTTGCCCAGTGGATTGTGAAGCGCTTGAGCCTGAAGTACTGA
- a CDS encoding inositol monophosphatase family protein, whose amino-acid sequence MQESICSRAARDGGLSPSDLERYLAVARSAADAGGQELMRHYGRLSSIESKGRIGDLVTNADVAAERIVLEMLADQTPEIAVLAEESGATGQQDGLRWCVDPLDGTTNFAHGYPFFATSIGLTLGQQPILGAIAVPFLKEIYWGAPGIGAFCNDTALQVSSCDRLEDALLVTGFAYDRHTRLDNNYAEFCWFTHRTHGVRRGGAAAVDLAFVAAGRQDGYWERGLSPWDLAAGVALVDLAGGTVTGYGNQPFDLTSGRVVAAGPGLHDAIRDGLSQVKPLPGAAFGAPEVTAMGS is encoded by the coding sequence ATGCAGGAGTCGATCTGCAGCCGTGCCGCCCGCGATGGCGGACTCAGCCCAAGCGATCTGGAGCGTTATCTGGCCGTGGCCCGCTCGGCGGCCGATGCCGGTGGCCAGGAGCTCATGCGCCATTACGGACGCTTGTCATCGATCGAAAGTAAAGGGCGCATCGGCGACCTGGTGACGAATGCCGACGTTGCAGCTGAACGCATCGTCTTGGAGATGCTGGCGGACCAGACCCCTGAGATCGCCGTGCTGGCGGAAGAAAGCGGGGCAACAGGACAGCAGGACGGTCTGAGGTGGTGTGTTGACCCCCTGGATGGGACCACCAACTTCGCCCACGGTTATCCCTTCTTTGCTACCTCGATCGGGCTCACCCTGGGGCAACAACCCATCCTTGGTGCCATCGCCGTGCCCTTCCTCAAGGAGATCTACTGGGGAGCGCCGGGAATCGGGGCGTTCTGCAACGACACAGCACTTCAGGTGAGCAGCTGTGATCGGCTCGAGGATGCTCTCCTCGTTACCGGGTTTGCCTATGACCGCCACACCCGTCTCGACAACAACTACGCCGAGTTCTGCTGGTTCACCCATCGCACCCATGGGGTCCGTCGCGGCGGCGCCGCGGCGGTTGATTTGGCCTTCGTGGCTGCTGGCCGCCAGGACGGCTACTGGGAAAGGGGCCTGTCTCCCTGGGACCTGGCCGCGGGCGTGGCCTTGGTGGACCTAGCGGGGGGAACCGTCACGGGATATGGGAATCAACCCTTTGATCTCACCAGCGGCCGAGTCGTAGCGGCTGGTCCTGGCTTGCATGACGCAATCAGGGATGGCTTGTCTCAGGTCAAACCGCTTCCTGGAGCCGCCTTCGGTGCCCCGGAGGTCACGGCCATGGGATCCTGA
- a CDS encoding peroxiredoxin, translating into MNRRELLVKSGLFLAALTLSPSRASALGGVVLETGSTVPDFDLPGSSQSEPDRNRWSTGDLRGRWLAVYFYPRDFTGGCTIEARGFESLHAEFLQAGAEVIGISADSVDEHESFCESEGLSFPLLSDPDGTVSKAYGSWMAPYSLRHSFLIDPDGVLRERWVAVRPNGHAREVLDSLTTLQNKTTI; encoded by the coding sequence GTGAATCGGCGGGAATTACTAGTCAAGTCCGGCCTTTTCCTTGCAGCTCTGACGCTTTCACCCTCGCGGGCTTCGGCTCTCGGGGGTGTTGTTTTGGAAACGGGCAGCACAGTGCCCGACTTTGATCTGCCCGGATCCAGCCAATCCGAACCCGACCGTAACCGTTGGAGCACCGGAGATCTGCGCGGTCGTTGGTTGGCGGTTTATTTCTACCCAAGAGACTTCACCGGTGGCTGCACCATCGAAGCCAGGGGCTTCGAAAGCCTGCACGCGGAGTTTCTTCAGGCCGGTGCCGAGGTCATCGGCATCAGCGCCGACAGTGTCGACGAGCACGAATCCTTCTGTGAAAGCGAAGGGCTGAGTTTTCCCCTGCTCTCTGATCCTGACGGAACCGTGAGCAAGGCCTACGGCTCCTGGATGGCGCCCTATTCGTTGCGCCACTCCTTCCTGATCGATCCCGATGGCGTTCTACGTGAGCGCTGGGTGGCAGTTCGACCAAACGGTCACGCCAGGGAAGTGCTGGATTCCTTGACGACACTTCAGAACAAAACCACCATTTGA
- the htpG gene encoding molecular chaperone HtpG — protein MAVLEEQGQIQIHTENIFPIIKKAVYSGHEVFLRELVSNGVDAISKRRMAAMAGDCSEGDDGAIRITVDQEAKTVTISDNGIGMTADEVKRYINQVAFSSAEDFLEKYKQENDAIIGHFGLGFYSSFMVAEKVELLTRSARPDAEAVRWSCDGSPNFSLSAAEKEQPGTDVILHLMEDELEYLEPARIRTLINTYCDFMAVPVQLEGETINKMDAPWRKSARDLSDQDYIDLYHYLYPFQGDPLLWVHLNTDYPYNLQGILFFPKQTGRADWEKGEIKLYCNQVFVSDSIKEVVPRYLLPLRGVIDSPDIPLNVSRSALQTDRRVRSIGNFVAKKVSDRLRGLKKEDPKAYAEAWDALAPFVKIGAMEDEKFAEQVAELILFATTAAAGEGDDGDPIACDGRAFTTLDGYLSRLAADQNKRVLYSTDDVSQAGALNLWTSQGAEVLKLETVIDTQFIPWLEHRHEELTFQRVDSELDESLKDNDAELTDQDGTTESDRLRDLIKESLANEKVTVQVQALKAEGAPPAMILLPEQMRRLNDMGALMEQRLPGLPEHHVLLVNRRHPLVEGMLKLRAGGVLVGSAEASPTASLAQDVARHLYDMARLGVGGLEPNELGGFQTRSAELMGALMQRGL, from the coding sequence ATGGCGGTGCTGGAGGAACAGGGTCAAATTCAGATCCACACCGAAAACATTTTCCCGATCATCAAGAAGGCCGTGTACTCCGGCCACGAGGTGTTTCTCCGGGAACTTGTCAGCAATGGCGTTGATGCCATCAGCAAGCGCCGCATGGCTGCCATGGCGGGCGATTGCAGCGAAGGGGATGACGGTGCCATTCGCATCACAGTGGATCAGGAGGCCAAGACCGTCACCATCAGTGACAACGGCATCGGCATGACGGCCGATGAGGTGAAGCGCTACATCAACCAGGTGGCCTTCTCCAGTGCCGAGGATTTCCTGGAGAAATACAAGCAGGAAAACGACGCCATCATCGGCCACTTCGGCCTTGGTTTTTATTCCAGCTTCATGGTGGCCGAGAAGGTTGAACTGCTGACCCGTTCAGCTCGGCCCGACGCTGAAGCTGTGCGCTGGAGCTGTGATGGTTCCCCGAACTTCAGCCTCAGCGCCGCCGAGAAAGAGCAGCCGGGCACAGACGTGATCCTTCATCTAATGGAGGACGAGCTCGAATATCTGGAACCGGCACGGATCCGAACTCTGATCAACACCTACTGCGACTTCATGGCAGTGCCGGTGCAGCTCGAGGGGGAAACGATCAACAAGATGGACGCCCCCTGGCGCAAGAGCGCCAGAGATCTCAGTGATCAGGATTACATCGACCTCTACCACTATCTCTATCCCTTTCAAGGCGATCCCCTGCTCTGGGTTCACCTCAATACCGACTACCCCTACAACCTTCAGGGAATTCTCTTTTTCCCCAAGCAGACCGGTCGTGCCGACTGGGAGAAGGGCGAAATCAAGCTCTACTGCAACCAGGTGTTCGTCAGCGATTCGATCAAGGAAGTTGTGCCGCGCTACCTGCTGCCCTTGCGGGGAGTGATCGATTCACCCGACATTCCTCTCAATGTGAGCCGCAGTGCTCTGCAGACCGACCGACGCGTTCGCTCGATCGGAAATTTTGTCGCCAAGAAGGTGTCAGATCGGCTGCGGGGATTGAAAAAGGAGGACCCCAAGGCCTATGCCGAGGCGTGGGATGCCCTGGCACCCTTCGTGAAGATCGGCGCCATGGAAGACGAGAAGTTCGCCGAGCAGGTCGCCGAATTGATCCTGTTCGCCACCACCGCTGCCGCCGGGGAAGGCGACGACGGTGACCCGATCGCCTGCGATGGCCGTGCTTTCACCACTCTGGATGGATACCTCAGCCGACTGGCCGCAGATCAGAACAAGCGCGTGCTCTACAGCACCGATGACGTTTCCCAGGCTGGTGCGCTCAATCTCTGGACATCCCAGGGCGCGGAAGTGCTGAAGCTGGAAACGGTGATCGACACTCAGTTCATCCCCTGGCTCGAACATCGCCACGAGGAACTCACCTTCCAACGCGTCGACTCGGAACTGGACGAGAGCCTGAAAGACAACGATGCGGAACTCACCGATCAAGATGGAACAACGGAATCAGACCGACTGCGTGATCTGATCAAGGAATCCCTGGCCAATGAGAAGGTCACCGTTCAGGTACAGGCCCTGAAAGCGGAAGGGGCACCTCCGGCGATGATTCTTCTGCCTGAACAGATGCGCAGGCTGAACGACATGGGCGCCTTAATGGAACAGCGCCTACCAGGCCTTCCTGAGCATCACGTACTTCTGGTGAACCGGCGCCATCCCCTGGTGGAAGGGATGCTCAAGCTGCGGGCCGGTGGCGTGCTGGTGGGATCGGCGGAAGCCTCACCCACAGCAAGCCTCGCCCAGGATGTGGCCCGTCATCTTTATGACATGGCTCGGCTGGGCGTGGGCGGTCTGGAGCCCAATGAACTTGGCGGATTCCAGACCCGCAGTGCTGAATTGATGGGTGCTCTGATGCAGAGAGGCCTTTGA
- a CDS encoding 2Fe-2S iron-sulfur cluster-binding protein: MRPSHRITIHWRQEGRTITHDVPEGEYILQSFEEQGDPLPFSCRNGCCTSCAVRVQSGTLDQREAMGLSQELRSQGYGLLCVARAVAPLEAETQDEDEVYELQFGRHFGKGRVTTRIPIEEE; the protein is encoded by the coding sequence ATGCGTCCCAGCCACAGGATCACCATTCACTGGCGCCAGGAGGGTCGCACCATCACCCACGACGTCCCAGAGGGTGAGTACATCCTGCAGAGCTTTGAAGAGCAAGGAGACCCACTTCCCTTCTCCTGCAGAAACGGATGCTGCACCAGCTGTGCCGTTCGGGTGCAAAGCGGAACCCTCGACCAACGCGAGGCCATGGGTCTTTCTCAGGAGCTGAGGTCCCAGGGTTACGGCCTGCTCTGTGTGGCCCGGGCAGTTGCCCCTCTTGAAGCAGAAACCCAAGACGAAGACGAGGTATATGAGCTGCAATTCGGGCGCCACTTTGGGAAAGGACGCGTCACCACCAGGATCCCCATCGAAGAGGAGTGA
- a CDS encoding ferredoxin family protein, translating to MAHSIVTDVCEGIADCVDACPVACIDQGNGKNKKGTDFYWINFDTCIDCGICLQVCPVEGAIVAEERPDLQKTP from the coding sequence ATGGCTCATTCCATCGTCACCGACGTTTGCGAGGGCATTGCTGACTGCGTCGATGCCTGCCCTGTGGCCTGCATTGACCAAGGCAATGGAAAAAACAAGAAAGGGACAGACTTTTACTGGATCAATTTCGACACCTGCATCGATTGCGGCATCTGCCTGCAGGTCTGTCCGGTTGAGGGCGCCATCGTTGCGGAAGAGCGTCCTGACCTTCAGAAGACGCCTTGA
- the rpmB gene encoding 50S ribosomal protein L28 produces the protein MSRVCQLTGTRANNGMAVSHSHIRTKKLQQANLQQRRLWWAEGNRWVKLRVTTRALKTIQKKGLGAYAKSLGINLAKI, from the coding sequence ATGTCACGGGTGTGTCAGCTCACCGGTACTCGCGCCAACAACGGCATGGCCGTGAGCCATTCCCACATCCGCACCAAGAAGCTGCAGCAGGCCAACCTGCAGCAGCGGCGCCTCTGGTGGGCGGAAGGCAACCGCTGGGTGAAGCTGCGCGTGACCACCCGCGCCCTCAAAACCATCCAGAAGAAAGGCCTCGGCGCCTATGCCAAGTCTCTGGGCATTAACCTGGCCAAGATCTGA
- a CDS encoding ATP phosphoribosyltransferase regulatory subunit: protein MALQPAAGAKDLNPRQVETNRQLTERLASVFRLWGYEEVSPPRVERLATLMAGGAIDSSDIVRLVADDPLGLRPEMTASIARAACTRFADRQRPLRLWASGTVFRTRSADEGGQSIEENLQSGVELFGVSGSEAEMELLSLLMAAIQTLELQPSQKPRLLLGHTALMDLILSPFNGEMRDQIRTALIDFDRLAIENFELTKDAKARLLALLDCRGTPDQVLTQLASMGGDQPVFDKLRRLCAHLSKAAQDQSVTIQLDPTFQPHFELYTGLVFQLVCDGRSSPVVIARGGRYDDLVQRCGATDHKAYGAGFSLAIDPIRELISEFDTADQQQTDVLVAFSAATSLEAAMEHQRGWHQQGRTAVLALEPFDSREKAEQLAKAQGGLQLDWVDP from the coding sequence ATGGCGCTGCAACCTGCAGCTGGCGCAAAGGATCTGAATCCACGTCAGGTGGAGACCAATCGACAGCTGACGGAACGTCTTGCATCGGTTTTCCGTCTGTGGGGCTATGAGGAGGTGTCGCCACCGCGGGTGGAGCGTCTGGCAACGTTGATGGCCGGGGGTGCCATCGACAGTTCAGACATCGTTCGTCTCGTTGCAGATGACCCTCTCGGGCTACGGCCAGAGATGACGGCATCCATCGCCAGAGCGGCTTGCACACGATTCGCCGATCGCCAACGGCCGTTGCGTCTCTGGGCCTCCGGAACGGTGTTCCGCACCCGTTCCGCCGATGAAGGGGGGCAATCGATCGAAGAGAACCTGCAGAGCGGCGTTGAACTGTTCGGGGTTAGCGGCAGCGAAGCGGAGATGGAACTGCTCAGCCTGTTGATGGCAGCAATTCAGACCCTGGAGCTGCAGCCCAGCCAGAAACCAAGGCTGTTGCTGGGCCACACCGCTCTGATGGATCTGATTCTCAGCCCGTTCAACGGTGAGATGCGCGATCAGATCCGCACAGCCTTGATCGATTTCGACCGTCTGGCCATTGAGAATTTCGAGCTGACCAAGGACGCCAAGGCCAGGCTTCTTGCACTCCTTGACTGCCGCGGAACCCCCGACCAGGTCCTGACCCAGCTCGCCAGCATGGGAGGTGATCAGCCGGTCTTCGACAAGCTTCGCCGTCTCTGCGCCCACCTCTCAAAAGCAGCTCAGGATCAGTCGGTAACGATTCAGCTCGACCCGACATTCCAGCCCCATTTCGAGCTGTACACCGGCTTGGTGTTCCAGCTGGTCTGTGATGGCCGCAGCTCTCCTGTGGTGATTGCCCGTGGCGGCCGTTACGACGACCTGGTGCAGCGTTGCGGCGCGACCGATCACAAGGCCTATGGCGCTGGGTTCAGCCTGGCGATCGACCCGATCCGGGAACTGATCTCGGAATTCGATACAGCAGACCAGCAACAGACCGATGTACTCGTGGCCTTTTCAGCAGCCACAAGCCTGGAAGCGGCCATGGAGCATCAGCGGGGTTGGCATCAGCAAGGTCGCACCGCTGTGTTGGCCCTGGAACCGTTCGATTCCAGGGAGAAGGCTGAACAGCTGGCGAAAGCACAGGGCGGTCTACAGCTCGATTGGGTCGATCCTTAG